A stretch of DNA from Ranitomeya variabilis isolate aRanVar5 chromosome 1, aRanVar5.hap1, whole genome shotgun sequence:
cttacttaaagggaacctgtcacccccaaaatcgaaggtgagctaagcccccgattgtatcctgaaagatgagaaaaagaggttagattatactcacccaggggtggtgccGATTCTGTTcttgtccgatgggtgtcgcggtccggggcctcctatcttcttacgatgacgtactcttcttttcttcacgctgcggctcctgcgcaggcgtactttatctccctgttgaggacagaacaaagtactgcagtgcgcaggtgctgggcctctctgacctttcccggtgcctgcgcactgtagtactttgttctgccctcaacagggagataaagtacgcctgcgccggagccgcagcgtgaagacaagaagaggacgtcatcgtaagaagatgggaggccccggaccgcgacgcccatcggacaagaacagaaccgggaccgcccctgggtgagtataatctaacctctttttctcatctttcaggattcatcgggggcttatctacagcattacagaatgcattacagaatgctgtagataagcccctgatgccggtgggcttagctcatcttcgattttgggggtgacaggttccctttaaatacaagcATTTTTTTGCAACAATGGCCATTAATACTATAATGATGGGGTCAATCAATAACCCAGATTCTGCCTTTTTGTACATTAGGACGTGTCCACAGCTGATGTGCACAGCGGCTCAGCAGCCAAATAACCCGGAGAGCGAGGAGGAGAAGGGTAAAAAGCGAGGGGAGGAGAGCACAGAACAGCTGAGCGCAGAGAAGGCGAAGCTGGAAGATCAAGTGAAAGAGGTTACGGTGAGTAAATAAAAAGATCTGCAGAACCCTGGACCCTCCGCCATGTCTTTGGCCACCAGATCAGAGCCATGCAATCCTCCCAACTACCTGCATGATGTTGAATCTCCCGCACCTCTTCTGATTTGTAGGCCCTGCGCGATGTTTTGGGCgctcctactaatcagaagaggttcCAGGGAAGCCAGCAGGTAGGAGAAAGTTCAGAGCTCTGGTCAATTTTGATCATCTCCATCATCAAGCTGTGGCTTTTTTGGCTGTTTTGAAACTACATATCCCAGCAGGTCCTGACAGGGGAGTACACCAGGTTTCTAACCCCTGTGTGTATTTTCTGTCTCTAGCGCCACCTTATAGCTAAATTCTTGTAATGTCAAACGAGCCATGACTTGTCGTCATTCTTGGGCGAAACAAGGATTAGACTTTGGATTTACAAATGACCGATCCTTTGTATGACACATACCCGGATGAGATTGCAGAGGCGGTCGGTGCAGTGATGGGCGATCACTGTTGCATCCAAGCCTACATGTTCCCTTTCGAGGCCGACagtatggctgccatggtcactctGATTTTACCCCAGGGGTGAAGGTTCCTAATAATTGTCTTTGTCTCTCCAGGATAAATACAAGCGGGCCTTAGCAGATACAGAGAACCTGAGGCAAAGGAGCCAAAAAATGTTGGAAGATGCAAAATTGTACGGTGAGTAGCTAGCATCGTCTGTCACCCACACGGCCGGCCTTCGCTCACTTACCACTCTGACATTTATGGTACATCCTGTAGATACAATGGAGACcgattattatatttttatttcctTATATCTGAAGGAATACAAGGATTCTGCAAGGATTTACTGGAAGTGGCCGACATCTTGGAGAAAGCGACTCAGAGCGTCCCCAAGGAAGAAATCAAGGATCAAAACCCTCATCTGAAGAACCTCTACGAAGGGCTGGTGATGACTCAAGTCCAGATGCAAAAAGTTTTTACGAAGCATGGAATAGTCAAGCTCAATCCAGTGGGTGCAAAGTTTGATCCGTACGAGCACGAAGCCTTATTCCACAGCCCGGTGGAGGGCAAGGAGCCTGGCACAGTAGCCTTAGTCACTAAAGTGGGCTACAAGCTGCATGAACGTACATTGAGGCCGGCCCTGGTAGGAGTTGTAAAAGGAACATAAGTCCGTTTTTAATATCTACGTTGTACCGTCGCTAAGCAGAGGAGTATTTTATTACATCATTTGACCAATTCCATTCTAGAAATATTAACGCCTCTTCAAATTAGGCAGGGAAATGGTCAATGTCCCAGGAGTAAAGCTGATGAGTATCATATACCAGAACTGGGCTCTGCCAGCGGCGACTTTTACTGAGACTTGCATTCCAATATTGTGCTCCTATCGCACAGCGGATGATGCTGACGGACTGAATGTTGCATATAATTATGATAATGTCTGGTCAGTACGCTGCAGGGTTACCGCCTGTCTGTTCTCCTGCAGCGCGTGTTTCTTGGATATATTACCCGGAATAAATATTTTTCACAATATATAATTTATGAACAAGATGCTTACTCTGCCGTTCTCTAAAGTCCAATATCTACATAATTACGGGTGTAGACAGACGGCCGTATTTCTCGTGTGAGGAGCGCagtgcactgcacggactggcccggcacctctcctgacctaagCGTgagatatttctatgcagctgtcatgctcaggtcaggcggGCCGACGGTGAGTCCGAGGATTGCGAAGTGATCCTCGCATGAGAAATACGGTCGTCTGCTTACCTCAGGTTACAATTTTGCACTGAGAAATTCCCTAATCTTTATAGTGATTACATCAATGCACAGAAGTAGATAAAGACATAATACACATTCagggcattttttgtttttttacttaaagGGGGTGTCTGTCACTAGGTCAAAAGTGATCTGGTTTTGCTctcattttattcctgctgctcccccgaGTATTCTATTTTAGTGAGCATGGCTAATCGTGcagtaatgcagagcagcctaaagacacgcccatgaggatcctgtgagccacaccccaatgttaattttttttaaacagtaaataaaaaggcccattcatatagtgtactggaaaacaggaaaaaaaattccaagtgtgttgaaattgcaaaaaaaaatgcaattccacaatttctttttttatttaccttttttcactatatggtaaaactgacctagaAGTAggagaaaagtggggcgtgcaatattattcggtccctttaacttaatactttgttgctccacctttttctgcgattacagctgcaagtcgcttgcggtttgtctctatcagttttgtacatcgagagactgaaattcttgcccattcttccttggcaaacagctcgagctcagtgaggtttgatggagattgtttgtgaacagcagttttcagctctttccacagattctcgattggattgaggtctggactttgacttggccattctaacacctggatatgtttatttgtgaagcattccattgtagattttgctttatgtttgggatcattgtcttgttggaagacaaatctccgtcccagtttcaggacttttgcaaactccaacaggttttcttcaagaatggtcctgtattaggctccatccatcttcccatcaattttaaccatcttccctgtccctgctgaagaaaagcaggcccaaaccatgatgctgccaccaccatgtttgacaggggGGATGGTGtggtcagggtgatgagctgtgttgcctttacgccaaagacatcgtttggcattgttgccagaaagttcgattttggtttcatctgaccagagcaccttcttccacatgtttggtgtctcccaggtggcttgttgcaaactttaagcaccactttttatggatatctttgagaaatggctttcttcttgccactcttccataaaagccagatttgtgcagtgtacaactgattgttgtcctatggacagactgtcccacctcagctgtagatctctgcagatcatccagagtgatcatgggcctcttggctgcatctctgatcagtcttctccttgtttgagatgaaagtttagagggacggccgggtcttggtagatttgcagtggtatgatactccttccatttcaatatgatcgcttgcacagtgctccttgggatgtttaaagctttggaaatcattttgtatccaaatccggctttaaacttctccacaacagtatcacggacctgcctgttgtgttccttggttttcatgatgctctctgtgcttcaaacagaaccctgagactatcacagagcaggagcatttatacggagacttgattacacacaggtggattatatttatcatcaaaaggcatttaggacaacattggatcattcagagatccacaatgaacttctggagtgaaagtaaaggggctgaataatgttgcacgccccacttttcagtttttgaattttcacaaaaatttaaaattaccaataaatttcgttcaacttcacaattgtgttccacttgttgattcttcaccaaaaatgtacatttggtatctttgtttaaagcatgatatgtgggaaaagttccagggagccgaatacgttcgcaaggcactgtatgttacaaacagagtgatctatttcaagtgtttatttctgttaatgttgatgatgttgaaatgtatgttcagtaactgcactcaatacttggtcggggctcctttttgcatcaattactgcatcaatgtgtcgtggcatggaggcgatcagcctgtggcactgctgaggggttatggaagcccatgttgctttgatagcagccttcagctcgtctgcattgttgggtctggtgtctcatcttcctcttgacaataccacatagattctctatggaattaaggtcacacgagtttgctgccaatcaagcacagtgatactgttgtttgtaaaccaggtattggtacttttggcagtgtggacaggggccaagtcgtgcaggagaataaaatttccatctccaaaaagcttgttggcagagggaagcatgaagtgctctaaaatgtcctggtagacggctgcgctgactttggtcttgataaaacacagcggacctacaccagcagatgacatggctccccaaaccatcacctccagcagcttggattgtggcctctccactcttcctctagactctgggaccttgatttccaaatgaaatgcaaaatttactttcatctgaaaacaccttggaccactgacaacagtccagttctttttctccttggcccaggtaatacGCTTctcgtgttgtctattggtcatgagtggcctgacacaaggagtgacacttgtagcccatgtcctggatacgtctgtgtgcggtggctcttgaagcaatgactccagcagcagtccactccttgtgaatttccctcACATTTTTGATTGGCCTTTacttaataatcctttcaaggctgcggttatcccggctgcttgtgcacctttttctaccacacttttctctatccccatgatggcaccacggagagagaggggtccgcccccagggacaggaaacctacaggtgaaaaagggcgtacctctctcccacatcagttggtttcctgtccctgacggggaacctacagctcgtacctgaaggattcttcgtgggattccaggggctgatgcagtcgactttctaacagggggcgccctgttacggctgggTCAAGcggttttttcccctctttttctccctttcctgaagcaccaccacagaggtcggcgggcctcatgggtgagtggaggaaggcagtgaaaggatccagtctgccttccacggaaaaaaaaaaaaaaaaaaagaggggggaaggagcgggtgacggcggtcaccggagGACTCTTGATAGTAATATGGGGGTAGCGGCGGCTACTTTACCATAAAAACCCAAGTAAGAACGGGGAGGACGCCGGCGTCATTACCAATAAATCGGTGTGGGCGTCGGAAAAGGAGCGCCGGTGCGCTCACCGGCGCCATCACCGCAAAAACGCAGCGCTAGTGCGCGCGCGCGCCGGCGTCCCAGTATATTCATTCCCTCATGTGAGGCCGACGAATTAGAgaaccggaagttgggcgggcgcatgcgcaaaccgTCACTTCCGGTCTCGCCGGCACAAATGCAAAAAAGAACGCCAGCATTTGGAAAAAggtggcaaattcaaactccaaatgcaccagacagtgcggaggccaccatgagcgaaagcgagcagcaggttatgcaggaagctgtccagcgatctcctgagcaggcacaagtgcagcggcgtctacacccacagcagcagcgcaaaggaaactcttcctctgtacagcgcagcagcagcggacgatcagagtctcaacgcagtcgggggtctgcaaaaaccacacggccggtgacgattccagcggatacagtccccaggcccgagacggtatctctgatccacagggggtgagtgatctacgtgaaagtgctgagtttaaTATAGGGCTCTTTTTTGTTTTTAGGGGAGAAAAAGTACAGCCAAAACTAAGCACAAagaatgtgccatatgttcagacgagctgccttcctcctgggacAAGAGATTATGCAGCGTCTGTATAAAAAAGACAattcaggaggaaaccccatcatttgcatccgaattaaagtcattaataaaaagccaggtggaaagtgccattaaaggcattaaagccaaaaagaaaaaacatagaaaaacacCTGAGTCCCCTGTGTCTAGTGCGGACGAGTCAGAAAGTGAACTATCTGACTCAAGTAATTCGTCAGCCtctgacacctcttcagtatcctctgagggaggccgcagttgcttccctatcgaggaaacagacgctttagtGAAAGCAGTCAGAGCAACAATGGGGCTAGTGGAGGAGCGacctaaaagaacagcgcaggacataatgttcagcggtctggaacaaaaaagaaaaagagcattcccagtaaatgagaaaattcactctctaatcaaaagagagtggaaaaaaaccagacaaaaaagttctcctcacccctaaaagaaaatacccgtttgatgacccagcctgctcgtcctggagtaaggcaccaaaattagatgtggccatagcaaaggcctcaaaaaagtttgccctaccttttgaggacatgggcaccttaaaagatccgatggacaaaaaagccgaggttttcctaaaaaactcctgggaagcggcaggaggtgggcttaaaccagctgtcgcggccacctgcacggctcgcgcgctaatggtgtggctcgagcacttggattcccaattaaaggagaaagtctcaagagacacaattcagaaatcagtgtccgtaatgaaaggtgcagcagcctttttggcggatgcatCCGTAGACTCggccagactagcagccagggctgcTGCTTTTTCGAACGCCGCAAGACGGGCcctgtggctgaaatgttggccaggggaccttcagacaaaaacaaaactgtgttcaataccctgtgagggtgaattcttgttcggcgcaacgctagatgacatcctcgagaaagccgaggacaagaaaaagtctttccctggtttccccaaccagtcgtacagacgttcctttcggaataaaaaatttatgcggagaaaacctccgaaagggaacaaagaaacatgggaggataaaagaaataaaaccagagggttcctattcaacaaacccactcccgacaacaagaaaactcaatgaaggtgtcccccaggttggcgggagactgacagggtttctcccagcctgggaaaaaatttcaagcagtccctggatactaggcatagtacgagaagggctcaaactaaagttccgcattccccccaacaacctcttcatggtgacaccacagagacagtctcaagaacagtcggctcttcAGGAAGAGATTCTAGGCCTAATCCAGAAGGAAGTCCTACAGGAAGTCcctcaccaggaaagaggcatgggcttctactctcccctcttcctccgaaagaagccagatggatcatacaggacaataataaatctaaaaaagttaaacagttttctcgagatcccacacttcaaaatggagacaataaaatcttgcgtaaaaatactctttcccagctgtttcatgactgttctagacctacgagatgcatactatcatgtaccaatccacaaggatcatcacaagtacctccggctagcagtgaatatccagggggaggtgaaacattatcagtttcgggccctcccttttgggttagctatcgcaccccgggtgttcacgaaactaatgtcggaagtgatggctcatatacgagaacagaatatcctgatagttccctacctggacgacctccttgtagcagggacatcattccatcactgcaaacagcagttggatttggttatgacttctctgtcaagcctaggttggctgttgaaccttaccaaatccaaagtagtcccatcacaggtacaggagtacttggggatagtcctcgATTCAACCACACAAACGtgttatcttcctcaggggaagattcaaaaaatgacacaggcaGCGGTACAGTTGTCAACATCTCCGGTCACCACactcaggaaagccatgtccctgctgggctccatgacatcctgtatcccggcagtgcagtgggcacaatgccattcccgggacttacaatgggagactttaagttcaagcctctgtctgggaggaaatttagacgggcagttaagcatatcaccaactacgatacactccctacggtggtgggcggacccgataaatcttaccaagggggtcccctggtcgctaccaacagaaaaaatcctaacgacggatgcaagcccctgggggtggggtgctcatatagacggtcaggtgacacaagggaactggagcaaaaatcaagagctaacctcatcaaatatgaaagaactgctagcggtaaaatTCGCCCTAATACACTTTCTAAAAATcatccgctcccaccacgtaaaagttttctcggacaatcaggtagtggtagcatacctaaaccaccaagggggcaccaggtcacaaacactgatggaagaaacccgatccatcttctacattgcagaacacaatctgaagtccctgacggccctttacataaagggttcagaaaaccagaccgcagacttcctcagcagaacacgcttgaaacagggggagtgggagctgaaacagtcggtattcaaccaaatagtgaagcgttggggagagccagaaatagacctatttgcAGACTATCAGAACCGGAAAGTGAGGAAGTTCTGCTCAATCGAcccccggggagggccagtagctctggacgctctcacagtcccctggaactatcgcctctcctacgcattccctccaatatccctcattcccctagtcttgaggaaaattcgggaggagggggcaacagtgataatcatagctccattctggcctcgcagaatatggttttcttggctgaggaagatgtccttagacagcccgtgggttctaccagacacgcaaaatctattatcccagggcccagtgtgtcaccccaatgtaaaaagcctacatatgacagcctggcttttgaaaggaagctgttAAGTaacaaagggttttcatccaatctggtgtccacattactacaaagtaggaaacccgtaaccaccaaaatatatggcaaagtgtggaaaaaattcatgtctgtatcaggggctgacccagggggggaaatcccaatagataaaattctcgaattcctgcaaaagggtttggaaaaagggctagctacaagtactctaaaagttcaggtagcagccttgggagcgctgtataattacgacctagccagaaaccgatggatcatgagattcatcaaagcctcgggtagatcaagaccggttcctttgcataatgcccctccatgggatttaaaccttgttctaaatgcactaaccaaatctccttttgagcccttagcagacgcacccctaaagattctatctttaaaaacaacactcttagtggccctaacctcagcccgtcgcgttagtgacatacaagcattgtccgcgtgtcctcccttcactcaaattctcgaggacagagtcattctaaaaacagacccggcttacctcccaaaagtcgcgtctcaatttcacaggacacaagaggtctccctgccctcattctgtcccaaccccaagaatgagggagaaaaaacactacatacccttgacgttaggaggtgcctactccaatacttgtcagccactagggagtgcaggaaggatagggctctgtttgtctgcttccagggtccacggaagggacagaaagcgtcaaaagctacgctagcgaggtggataagagatgccatcgccctatcctactcttccagcggggcggccatcccggagaatataaaagcgcactcgaccagagcagtggcatcatcctgggcggaaaaagcgggcgcttcaatacaacagatatgtagagcggccacttggtcttcccagtctacatttttcaaacactaccgcttagacttgacctcctctgatctcacctttggtcgaagggttctagaggcagtggtccctccctaaaaagttacaaatctatgtaaatctctccgtggtgccatcatggggatagagaaaatagtagttacttaccgataacggtatttctctgatcccatgatggcacccgtatattccctcccttttcacacacaggtgtgcacac
This window harbors:
- the GRPEL1 gene encoding grpE protein homolog 1, mitochondrial encodes the protein MASRGLRILGHNLSTALRTHRAPLRTCPQLMCTAAQQPNNPESEEEKGKKRGEESTEQLSAEKAKLEDQVKEVTDKYKRALADTENLRQRSQKMLEDAKLYGIQGFCKDLLEVADILEKATQSVPKEEIKDQNPHLKNLYEGLVMTQVQMQKVFTKHGIVKLNPVGAKFDPYEHEALFHSPVEGKEPGTVALVTKVGYKLHERTLRPALVGVVKGT